In a single window of the Gossypium hirsutum isolate 1008001.06 chromosome D02, Gossypium_hirsutum_v2.1, whole genome shotgun sequence genome:
- the LOC107936747 gene encoding homeobox-leucine zipper protein HDG2 isoform X1: protein MPAGVMIPARNMPSMITGNGSVSGYGTSSGLTLGQQPNNMMEGQLHPLEMTQNASESEIVRMRDEEFDSTNKSGSENHELGGSGDDQDPRPNKKKRYHRHTQHQIQEMEAFFKECPHPDDKQRKELGRELGLEPLQVKFWFQNKRTQMKTQHERHENTQLRTENEKLRADNMRYREALSTASCPNCGGPTAVGQMSFDEHHLRLENSRLREEIDRISAIAAKYVGKPVVNFPLLSSPAPPRPFDFGSQPVTEEMYGVGDLLRSISAPSEADKPMIIELAVAAMEELVRMAQMGEPLWMTSLDGTTCMLNEEEYIRTFPSGIGPKPTGFKCEASKETTVVIMNHINLVEILMDVNQWSTLFSGIVSKASTLDVLSTGVAGNYNGALQVMTAEFQVLSPLVPTRESYYVRYCKQHAEGTWAVVDVSLDTIRPSPTVRCRRRPSGCLIQEMPNGYSKVTWVEHVEVDDGGVHNLYKQLVSSGHAFGARRWVSTLDRQCERLASLMASNIPTGDVGVITNQDGRKSMLKLAERMVISFCGGVSASTAHTWTTLSGTGADDVRVMTRKSVDDPGRPPGIVLSAATSFWLPVSPKRVFDFLRDEHSRSEWDILSNGGAVQEMAHIANGRDPGNCVSLLRVNSANSSQSNMLILQESCTDPTASFVIYAPVDIVAMNVVLNGGDPDYVALLPSGFAILPDGMTVTDVGMADSGGSSGSLLTVAFQILVDSVPTAKLSLGSVATVNNLIACTVERIKASLSCDNA, encoded by the exons ATGCCAGCCGGAGTAATGATCCCGGCGAGAAACATGCCGTCGATGATCACCGGAAACGGGAGCGTTAGTGGTTATGGAACATCCTCAGGACTTACTCTTGGTCAG CAACCTAACAACATGATGGAAGGTCAACTCCACCCTCTTGAGATGACCCAAAACGCTTCTGAAAGTGAAATTGTTCGAATGAGAGACGAAGAATTTGACAGTACAAACAAATCTGGTAGCGAAAATCATGAATTAGGTGGCTCTGGAGACGATCAAGATCCTCGTCCCAACAAAAAGAAGCGTTATCATCGCCATACCCAGCATCAGATCCAAGAAATGGAGGC atttttcaaAGAGTGTCCACACCCAGATGACAAGCAAAGGAAGGAGCTTGGGCGTGAGTTAGGGTTAGAACCGTTGCAAGTCAAATTCTGGTTCCAAAATAAGCGCACCCAAATGAAG ACTCAGCATGAGCGTCACGAAAACACACAGCTGCGAACTGAGAACGAGAAGCTAAGGGCTGACAACATGAGATATAGGGAAGCTTTGAGCACTGCTTCATGCCCAAATTGTGGAGGTCCAACTGCTGTTGGACAAATGTCATTTGATGAACATCATCTCAGACTTGAGAATTCTCGATTAAGGGAAGAG ATTGATCGTATATCAGCAATAGCTGCAAAGTATGTGGGCAAGCCAGTGGTGAACTTTCCTCTACTTTCATCTCCTGCGCCTCCTCGACCATTTGATTTCGGTTCACAACCTGTCACTGAGGAGATGTATGGTGTTGGGGATCTTCTCAGGTCTATTAGTGCACCTTCTGAGGCCGATAAGCCAATGATTATTGAGCTTGCGGTGGCAGCTATGGAGGAACTGGTTAGAATGGCTCAGATGGGGGAACCTTTATGGATGACCAGTCTTGATGGTACCACCTGTATGCTGAATGAAGAAGAATATATTAGGACTTTTCCTAGCGGAATTGGGCCAAAACCTACTGGCTTTAAATGCGAAGCTTCAAAAGAAACTACTGTTGTTATCATGAACCACATTAACCTTGTTGAGATTCTCATGGATGTG AACCAGTGGTCAACTCTGTTTTCGGGAATAGTTTCGAAGGCTTCAACTTTGGATGTTCTCTCAACAGGAGTAGCAGGGAATTATAATGGAGCCCTTCAAGTG ATGACAGCTGAATTTCAAGTTCTTTCACCTCTTGTTCCCACTCGTGAGAGTTATTATGTAAGATACTGCAAACAGCATGCCGAGGGAACTTGGGCTGTGGTTGATGTTTCCTTGGATACTATACGCCCCAGTCCCACTGTGAGATGCAGAAGAAGACCATCTGGTTGCCTAATTCAAGAAATGCCCAATGGCTACTCAAAG GTTACATGGGTTGAGCATGTAGAAGTGGACGATGGAGGTGTTCACAATCTGTACAAGCAACTGGTAAGCTCCGGCCATGCTTTCGGAGCAAGACGATGGGTTTCTACTTTAGATCGACAGTGTGAGAGGCTTGCAAGTTTAATGGCTTCTAACATTCCCACCGGCGATGTTGGGg TGATAACAAATCAAGATGGGAGAAAGAGTATGCTGAAGCTAGCTGAGCGAATGGTAATCAGTTTCTGTGGAGGAGTTAGTGCCTCTACAGCACACACGTGGACGACATTATCGGGAACTGGGGCTGATGATGTAAGGGTGATGACCCGAAAGAGTGTAGATGATCCAGGTAGACCTCCAGGGATTGTGCTTAGTGCTGCAACGTCGTTTTGGCTCCCTGTTTCACCTAAGAGGGTTTTTGATTTCCTCAGAGATGAGCATTCTCGAAGTGAG TGGGATATTCTGTCTAATGGCGGAGCTGTCCAAGAAATGGCACACATTGCTAATGGTCGGGATCCAGGCAATTGTGTTTCACTACTTAGAGTAAAT AGTGCAAATTCAAGCCAGAGCAACATGCTGATTTTACAAGAGAGTTGCACTGATCCAACAGCCTCTTTTGTGATCTATGCTCCTGTTGATATTGTTGCGATGAATGTTGTCCTAAATGGAGGGGACCCGGACTATGTTGCTCTTCTTCCCTCGGGTTTCGCAATACTGCCTGATGGAATGACTGTGACTGACGTAGGAATGGCTGATTCCGGCGGGTCTAGTGGATCTCTTCTAACTGTTGCATTTCAGATTTTGGTCGATTCTGTGCCGACGGCAAAACTTTCTCTCGGATCCGTTGCAACAGTAAACAATTTGATTGCATGCACCGTTGAAAGGATAAAGGCATCTCTGTCATGCGATAATGCATGA
- the LOC107936747 gene encoding homeobox-leucine zipper protein HDG2 isoform X2, translating into MFQQPNNMMEGQLHPLEMTQNASESEIVRMRDEEFDSTNKSGSENHELGGSGDDQDPRPNKKKRYHRHTQHQIQEMEAFFKECPHPDDKQRKELGRELGLEPLQVKFWFQNKRTQMKTQHERHENTQLRTENEKLRADNMRYREALSTASCPNCGGPTAVGQMSFDEHHLRLENSRLREEIDRISAIAAKYVGKPVVNFPLLSSPAPPRPFDFGSQPVTEEMYGVGDLLRSISAPSEADKPMIIELAVAAMEELVRMAQMGEPLWMTSLDGTTCMLNEEEYIRTFPSGIGPKPTGFKCEASKETTVVIMNHINLVEILMDVNQWSTLFSGIVSKASTLDVLSTGVAGNYNGALQVMTAEFQVLSPLVPTRESYYVRYCKQHAEGTWAVVDVSLDTIRPSPTVRCRRRPSGCLIQEMPNGYSKVTWVEHVEVDDGGVHNLYKQLVSSGHAFGARRWVSTLDRQCERLASLMASNIPTGDVGVITNQDGRKSMLKLAERMVISFCGGVSASTAHTWTTLSGTGADDVRVMTRKSVDDPGRPPGIVLSAATSFWLPVSPKRVFDFLRDEHSRSEWDILSNGGAVQEMAHIANGRDPGNCVSLLRVNSANSSQSNMLILQESCTDPTASFVIYAPVDIVAMNVVLNGGDPDYVALLPSGFAILPDGMTVTDVGMADSGGSSGSLLTVAFQILVDSVPTAKLSLGSVATVNNLIACTVERIKASLSCDNA; encoded by the exons ATGTTCCAGCAACCTAACAACATGATGGAAGGTCAACTCCACCCTCTTGAGATGACCCAAAACGCTTCTGAAAGTGAAATTGTTCGAATGAGAGACGAAGAATTTGACAGTACAAACAAATCTGGTAGCGAAAATCATGAATTAGGTGGCTCTGGAGACGATCAAGATCCTCGTCCCAACAAAAAGAAGCGTTATCATCGCCATACCCAGCATCAGATCCAAGAAATGGAGGC atttttcaaAGAGTGTCCACACCCAGATGACAAGCAAAGGAAGGAGCTTGGGCGTGAGTTAGGGTTAGAACCGTTGCAAGTCAAATTCTGGTTCCAAAATAAGCGCACCCAAATGAAG ACTCAGCATGAGCGTCACGAAAACACACAGCTGCGAACTGAGAACGAGAAGCTAAGGGCTGACAACATGAGATATAGGGAAGCTTTGAGCACTGCTTCATGCCCAAATTGTGGAGGTCCAACTGCTGTTGGACAAATGTCATTTGATGAACATCATCTCAGACTTGAGAATTCTCGATTAAGGGAAGAG ATTGATCGTATATCAGCAATAGCTGCAAAGTATGTGGGCAAGCCAGTGGTGAACTTTCCTCTACTTTCATCTCCTGCGCCTCCTCGACCATTTGATTTCGGTTCACAACCTGTCACTGAGGAGATGTATGGTGTTGGGGATCTTCTCAGGTCTATTAGTGCACCTTCTGAGGCCGATAAGCCAATGATTATTGAGCTTGCGGTGGCAGCTATGGAGGAACTGGTTAGAATGGCTCAGATGGGGGAACCTTTATGGATGACCAGTCTTGATGGTACCACCTGTATGCTGAATGAAGAAGAATATATTAGGACTTTTCCTAGCGGAATTGGGCCAAAACCTACTGGCTTTAAATGCGAAGCTTCAAAAGAAACTACTGTTGTTATCATGAACCACATTAACCTTGTTGAGATTCTCATGGATGTG AACCAGTGGTCAACTCTGTTTTCGGGAATAGTTTCGAAGGCTTCAACTTTGGATGTTCTCTCAACAGGAGTAGCAGGGAATTATAATGGAGCCCTTCAAGTG ATGACAGCTGAATTTCAAGTTCTTTCACCTCTTGTTCCCACTCGTGAGAGTTATTATGTAAGATACTGCAAACAGCATGCCGAGGGAACTTGGGCTGTGGTTGATGTTTCCTTGGATACTATACGCCCCAGTCCCACTGTGAGATGCAGAAGAAGACCATCTGGTTGCCTAATTCAAGAAATGCCCAATGGCTACTCAAAG GTTACATGGGTTGAGCATGTAGAAGTGGACGATGGAGGTGTTCACAATCTGTACAAGCAACTGGTAAGCTCCGGCCATGCTTTCGGAGCAAGACGATGGGTTTCTACTTTAGATCGACAGTGTGAGAGGCTTGCAAGTTTAATGGCTTCTAACATTCCCACCGGCGATGTTGGGg TGATAACAAATCAAGATGGGAGAAAGAGTATGCTGAAGCTAGCTGAGCGAATGGTAATCAGTTTCTGTGGAGGAGTTAGTGCCTCTACAGCACACACGTGGACGACATTATCGGGAACTGGGGCTGATGATGTAAGGGTGATGACCCGAAAGAGTGTAGATGATCCAGGTAGACCTCCAGGGATTGTGCTTAGTGCTGCAACGTCGTTTTGGCTCCCTGTTTCACCTAAGAGGGTTTTTGATTTCCTCAGAGATGAGCATTCTCGAAGTGAG TGGGATATTCTGTCTAATGGCGGAGCTGTCCAAGAAATGGCACACATTGCTAATGGTCGGGATCCAGGCAATTGTGTTTCACTACTTAGAGTAAAT AGTGCAAATTCAAGCCAGAGCAACATGCTGATTTTACAAGAGAGTTGCACTGATCCAACAGCCTCTTTTGTGATCTATGCTCCTGTTGATATTGTTGCGATGAATGTTGTCCTAAATGGAGGGGACCCGGACTATGTTGCTCTTCTTCCCTCGGGTTTCGCAATACTGCCTGATGGAATGACTGTGACTGACGTAGGAATGGCTGATTCCGGCGGGTCTAGTGGATCTCTTCTAACTGTTGCATTTCAGATTTTGGTCGATTCTGTGCCGACGGCAAAACTTTCTCTCGGATCCGTTGCAACAGTAAACAATTTGATTGCATGCACCGTTGAAAGGATAAAGGCATCTCTGTCATGCGATAATGCATGA